The following are encoded in a window of Impatiens glandulifera chromosome 5, dImpGla2.1, whole genome shotgun sequence genomic DNA:
- the LOC124939027 gene encoding F-box/FBD/LRR-repeat protein At2g26030-like gives MNLNGIVKRSRTNENQNSTSHVALDQEVDYISQVPAGILFYILSFLPFEYWIILGMVSRKWTYLLREAPILILDEDYILIKMARIQLRHMLHGEVSIIGRNKKNKRRYIKFVDHTLLLHSGCLIKLMYLNFEYEPNNQNDSMINNWVHFMMTRDIHDLVLNFSTNPKLNFELKFLAVKRTKSESTYELLDMPYEPKFRGLTLNSCKFKASSFVAFSNLKSLHLSHVEVFDSSIGELLSKCPCLEDLHMDNCIVPESFFKCENDLKLKNLCLVNCLTENWYMFEIDISVPELLSFLIRGKYLMTSTIRKATKLVDSMVYIEQEFSDFQQGNLLAKFLIGMKHCKILTLSSWCIQVLSTIDYVLSYQLRGLLTNLKELNLSIGCSKQELPGMVTILQSCPYLESLIMEFDWIEDIYWMVDDRKVEHLPEVFHFEEEKYFETPKPYIRFLKNCLKDIQLKKYMGEENEIRIVKYLLQNALVLEDLVVYVNSSADIYSEWQNYFIEFDEEMNWQELRDLPKASTNVKLYVLEN, from the exons ATGAATCTAAATGGAATAGTGAAACGTAGTCGGACTAACGAAAATCAAAACTCAACAAGCCATGTCGCACTTGATCAAGAAGTTGACTACATAAGTCAAGTCCCTGCTGGAATTTTATTCTATATCTTATCTTTTCTACCATTCGAGTATTGGATAATACTCGGAATGGTTTCAAGAAAGTGGACATATCTTTTGAGGGAGGCCCCAATTTTGATTCTCGACGAGGATTATATCCTTATCAAAATGGCAAGAATTCAACTTCGACATATGTTACATGGAGAGGTTTCTATAATTGGTAGAAATAAAAAGAACAAAAGGAGGTACATAAAGTTTGTGGACCACACTCTTTTACTTCACTCGGGTTGTCTCATAAAACTCATGTatctaaattttgaatatgAACCTAACAATCAAAATGATTCAATGATCAACAATTGGGTTCACTTCATGATGACAAGAGATATACATGATCTAGTGCTGAACTTCTCAACCAACCCAAAATTGAACTTTGAGTTGAAATTTCTGGCAGTGAAGCGCACAAAATCCGAATCAACTTATGAACTTCTTGATATGCCTTATGAGCCCAAATTTAGAGGTTTGACTTTGAACTCTTGCAAATTCAAAGCATCGTCTTTTGTCGCATTTTCCAACTTAAAGAGTTTACATTTGTCCCATGTTGAAGTGTTTGATAGTTCGATTGGAGAACTACTTTCAAAATGCCCGTGTTTGGAAGATTTGCACATGGATAATTGTATTGTGCCAGAAAGTTTTTTCAAGTGTGAAAATGACttgaaattaaaaaacttatgCTTGGTAAATTGCCTAACGGAGAATTGGTATATGTTCGAGATTGATATATCAGTTCCAGAGCTCTTGAGCTTTTTGATTAGAGGAAAATACCTCATGACCTCAACCATAAGAAAAGCAACCAAATTAGTTGACAGCATGGTTTACATCGAACAGGAGTTTTCTGATTTTCAACAAGGGAATCTTTTAGCAAAGTTTCTTATCGGTATGAAACATTGCAAGATTCTAACATTAAGCAGTTGGTGTATTCAA gTGCTTTCGACGATAGATTATGTGTTGTCCTATCAACTGCGAGgattattaacaaatttgaaGGAGTTGAATCTCTCAATTGGATGTTCAAAACAAGAACTGCCTGGAATGGTTACCATACTACAGTCATGCCCTTATCTTGAGAGCTTGATTATGGAATTTGATTGGATCGAAGACATTTATTGg ATGGTTGATGACAGAAAAGTGGAACATCTACCCGAAGTTTTTCACTTTGAAGaggaaaaatattttgagactCCAAAGCCATACATTCGTTTTCTGAAGAACTGCCTCAAAGATATTCAGTTAAAGAAGTATATGGGCGAAGAAAACGAGATACGAATAGTGAAGTATTTGCTCCAAAATGCACTTGTATTAGAAGATTTGGTGGTCTATGTAAATTCTTCTGCAGATATTTATTCAGAATGGCAAAACTATTTCATCGAGTTTGACGAGGAAATGAATTGGCAAGAACTGCGGGATTTACCAAAGGCATCAACCAATGTCAAGTTGTATGTACTAGAAAATTAA